A single window of Gossypium hirsutum isolate 1008001.06 chromosome A10, Gossypium_hirsutum_v2.1, whole genome shotgun sequence DNA harbors:
- the LOC107896037 gene encoding probable galacturonosyltransferase-like 4, with translation MALWRTLPIPIASPHGLILSFLILLHSAVTTTVAIRVRTIIHDPSPVKLPVFREAPAFRNGDSCGSNKDDRIHIAMTLDENYLRGTMAAVLSMLQHSTCPENLSFHFLCAHSDVELVSSIESTFPYLNFKIYRFDSNRVRGKISKSIRQALDQPLNYARIYLADILPADVKRVLYLDSDLVVVDDIGKLWDVDMEDKVLAAPEYCHANFTVYFNDAFWSDPVLSNTFQGRNPCYFNTGVMVVDVDKWRKGGYTKKVEQWMAFQKKKRIYHLGSLPPFLLVLAGNIKPVDHRWNQHGLGGDNFEGKCRNLHPGPISLLHWSGKGKPWLRLDSRKPCVVDHLWAPYDLYRSSRHFLEE, from the coding sequence ATGGCCTTGTGGAGAACTTTACCGATCCCTATTGCTTCGCCGCATGGCCTTATCCTCTCcttcctcatcctcctccactCCGCCGTCACTACCACCGTCGCCATCCGTGTCAGAACCATCATTCACGACCCTTCTCCGGTTAAACTTCCCGTGTTCAGGGAAGCCCCGGCTTTCCGCAATGGCGATTCATGTGGATCGAACAAGGACGACAGGATTCACATTGCAATGACCCTCGACGAAAACTACCTCCGTGGAACAATGGCGGCTGTTTTATCCATGTTGCAACACTCGACTTGCCCCGAAAACCTGTCCTTCCATTTCCTTTGTGCTCATTCCGATGTGGAGCTGGTTTCCAGCATCGAATCCACTTTCCCTTACCTGAATTTCAAGATCTATCGTTTCGATTCCAACCGAGTTCGTGGGAAGATATCCAAGTCGATCCGACAAGCTTTGGACCAGCCTTTGAACTACGCAAGGATTTATCTCGCTGATATATTACCGGCCGATGTGAAAAGGGTTCTTTATTTAGACTCAGACCTGGTTGTGGTGGATGATATCGGAAAGCTTTGGGATGTAGACATGGAAGACAAGGTGTTAGCAGCCCCCGAATATTGCCATGCAAACTTTACAGTCTATTTCAACGATGCTTTCTGGTCCGACCCGGTGCTGTCGAATACATTTCAAGGAAGGAACCCATGTTATTTTAACACTGGAGTAATGGTCGTGGATGTTGATAAATGGAGAAAAGGAGGGTATACGAAGAAAGTTGAGCAATGGATGGCATTCCAAAAGAAGAAAAGGATATATCATTTGGGTTCTTTGCCACCATTTTTGCTGGTTTTGGCTGGGAACATTAAGCCAGTGGATCACAGGTGGAACCAGCATGGACTGGGTGGCGATAACTTCGAAGGCAAATGCAGGAATCTTCACCCTGGTCCCATTAGCCTTCTCCATTGGAGTGGGAAAGGGAAGCCATGGTTGAGGCTTGATTCCAGGAAACCTTGTGTGGTTGATCATTTGTGGGCTCCTTATGATCTTTATCGTTCATCAAGACATTTTTTAGAAGAATAA